The Amycolatopsis viridis genome window below encodes:
- a CDS encoding class I SAM-dependent methyltransferase, with product MRVPPTGLAATRAFFGPRAATWETRFPDDGPRYRAAVAELAPPPGGAVADIACGTGRALPELRDAVGPDGTVVGLDATPEMLQEAAARGRHHLAALVLGDALHLPLATGALDAVFAAGLVTHLADPVAGLRELARVCRPGGRLALFHPVGRAALARRQGRELTAGDLRAEPNIRAALTAAGWHLDAIDDGTERYLVLAGLR from the coding sequence ATGCGCGTGCCACCGACCGGCCTGGCCGCGACCCGGGCGTTCTTCGGGCCGCGGGCGGCGACCTGGGAGACCCGCTTCCCCGACGACGGCCCGCGGTACCGGGCCGCGGTCGCCGAGCTGGCGCCACCGCCCGGGGGCGCGGTCGCGGACATCGCGTGCGGCACGGGGCGCGCCCTGCCGGAACTGCGGGACGCCGTCGGCCCGGACGGCACGGTCGTCGGGCTCGACGCAACGCCCGAAATGCTCCAGGAGGCCGCCGCCCGGGGACGGCACCACCTCGCGGCTCTCGTCCTCGGCGACGCCCTGCACCTGCCCCTCGCCACCGGGGCGCTGGACGCGGTGTTCGCCGCGGGCCTGGTCACGCACCTCGCCGACCCGGTCGCCGGGCTGCGCGAGCTGGCCCGGGTGTGCCGTCCGGGCGGCCGCCTCGCCCTGTTCCACCCCGTCGGCCGGGCGGCACTCGCCCGGCGGCAGGGCCGCGAGCTGACTGCCGGGGACCTGCGCGCCGAACCGAACATCCGCGCCGCGCTCACCGCAGCCGGATGGCACCTCGACGCCATCGACGACGGCACCGAGCGCTACCTCGTCCTCGCCGGCCTGCGGTGA
- a CDS encoding TfoX/Sxy family protein yields the protein MAYDPGLADRIRDLLSGAEGITEKRMFGGLAFLVHGNMAVAARSRGGLLVRVDPAEGESLLGEDVRPMVMRGREMPGWLEVDAGAVRDRRRLERWVTRGLSYARGLPAKA from the coding sequence ATGGCTTACGACCCCGGGCTCGCCGACCGCATTCGTGACCTGCTGTCCGGCGCCGAGGGCATCACCGAGAAGCGGATGTTCGGCGGGCTGGCGTTCCTGGTGCACGGCAACATGGCGGTCGCCGCGCGGTCGCGGGGCGGGCTGCTGGTGCGCGTCGACCCCGCGGAGGGCGAGAGCCTGCTGGGCGAGGACGTCCGGCCGATGGTCATGCGCGGGCGCGAGATGCCCGGGTGGCTGGAGGTCGACGCCGGCGCGGTGCGTGATCGCCGCCGCCTCGAACGCTGGGTGACCCGCGGACTGTCCTATGCGCGAGGGCTGCCGGCGAAGGCGTGA
- a CDS encoding cytochrome P450 family protein gives MILVASHRLRYYSYYAPDDGRTGPKGRNRMTVSLPAFPAAAERPLDTCIRLRKIAPVVEVEFPGGVPAYLALTTRAVREVLAGDNKTFAREPKHWPALHDGSIPEDWPLRSIVQGDHLSTKDGADHRRLRGLVGKAFTPARVLALEPRIQQLVDELLDGVAAAGDGVDLVSEFTEVLPMAVICELFGVPGPERKRLRNWTATLLAHTTPAEEAFATHNALTGYLRELVERKQAEPADDLTSSLVQARDSGDKLTTDELVGVLWLMLVAGHETTVHLLGNAVIALAQNPGQLALAKNEDRWADVVEETIRYRHSVMMTSFRFTLADVTIAGVDIPKGNAVGVVYQAAGLDPEVYGDTAGEFDITRPQGANLGFGHGPRYCIGAPLARLESRLGLAALYRRFPELSLAVDPDDIPYSPSFFTIGPLSIPVNLGPQS, from the coding sequence ATGATTCTTGTTGCGTCTCACCGGCTGCGGTACTACTCGTACTACGCGCCCGACGACGGGCGCACGGGGCCGAAGGGGCGCAACCGCATGACCGTCAGTCTTCCCGCTTTTCCCGCCGCCGCCGAGAGGCCGCTCGACACGTGCATCCGTCTCCGGAAGATCGCACCGGTGGTGGAGGTGGAGTTCCCCGGCGGCGTGCCCGCCTACCTGGCGCTGACCACCCGGGCGGTGCGGGAGGTCCTGGCCGGGGACAACAAGACGTTCGCGCGCGAGCCGAAGCACTGGCCCGCCCTCCACGACGGTTCCATCCCGGAGGACTGGCCGCTGCGCAGCATCGTGCAGGGCGATCACCTGTCCACCAAGGACGGCGCGGATCACCGGCGGCTGCGAGGCCTGGTCGGCAAGGCGTTCACGCCCGCCCGGGTGCTCGCGCTGGAACCGCGGATCCAGCAGCTCGTCGACGAGCTGCTGGACGGAGTCGCGGCCGCCGGCGACGGCGTGGATCTGGTCTCGGAGTTCACCGAGGTGCTGCCGATGGCCGTGATCTGCGAGCTGTTCGGCGTGCCCGGGCCGGAGCGCAAGCGGCTGCGCAACTGGACCGCGACGCTGCTGGCGCACACCACGCCGGCGGAGGAGGCGTTCGCGACCCACAACGCACTCACCGGCTACCTGCGTGAGCTGGTGGAGCGCAAGCAGGCCGAGCCCGCCGACGACCTGACCAGCAGTCTGGTGCAGGCCCGCGACTCCGGCGACAAGCTGACCACCGACGAACTGGTCGGTGTGCTGTGGCTGATGCTGGTCGCCGGCCACGAGACCACCGTCCACCTCCTCGGCAACGCCGTCATCGCGCTCGCCCAGAACCCCGGCCAGCTGGCCCTCGCGAAGAACGAGGACCGCTGGGCCGATGTCGTCGAGGAGACGATCCGGTACCGGCACTCGGTGATGATGACCAGCTTCCGCTTCACCCTGGCGGACGTGACCATCGCCGGCGTGGACATCCCCAAGGGCAACGCGGTGGGCGTGGTCTACCAGGCCGCCGGCCTCGACCCGGAGGTCTACGGTGACACCGCCGGGGAGTTCGACATCACGCGCCCGCAGGGCGCGAACCTCGGGTTCGGCCACGGGCCGCGGTACTGCATCGGCGCGCCGCTCGCGCGCCTGGAGAGCCGGCTGGGGCTGGCCGCGCTCTACCGGCGGTTCCCGGAGCTGAGCCTGGCCGTCGACCCGGACGACATCCCCTACTCGCCGTCGTTCTTCACGATCGGCCCGCTGTCGATCCCGGTGAACCTCGGCCCGCAGTCCTGA
- a CDS encoding amino acid permease, with protein sequence MNQSLRPGLRQRHVRMIALGGIIGASLFVGSGAVVHTVGPAAIVSYALGGLLVVLVMRMLGEMATASPALGSFMEYAREALGGWAGFAIGWLYWYFWVGVVAFEAVAGAKILVGWLPAVPQWVFSLALMLLLTATNLASTRSFGETEFWLASVKVTTIVVFLVIGVLFVLGLWPHATFSVGNVALDGFFATGGFAVVHGVVIVIFSYFGTEIVTIAAAESAEPAKAVAKATAATVWRVILFYVGSITLIVMITPWREVPSDTSPFAAAFGRFGIPAAETIVSAVVLTAALSVLNSGLYTASRMLFALHRHRWAPRWVADVNRRGVPWKAILLSTVVGYVAVVMSYVAPATIFSFIINSAGAVALFVYAFIAGSQLRMRRDLQRTDPERLTLRMWGYPWLSRLTLAATLAVVVSMLFVGAARSQLYLSVLSLAVILLVYPLVRRHVADQPADRR encoded by the coding sequence ATGAACCAGTCTCTGCGTCCGGGCCTGCGGCAGCGGCACGTCCGGATGATCGCCCTCGGCGGGATCATCGGTGCCAGCCTGTTCGTCGGCAGCGGCGCCGTGGTGCACACGGTCGGCCCGGCGGCGATCGTGTCCTACGCGCTCGGCGGGCTGCTCGTCGTGCTGGTCATGCGGATGCTGGGCGAGATGGCGACCGCCTCCCCCGCGCTCGGCTCATTCATGGAGTACGCCCGGGAGGCGCTCGGCGGCTGGGCCGGCTTCGCGATCGGCTGGCTGTACTGGTACTTCTGGGTCGGCGTGGTGGCGTTCGAGGCGGTGGCCGGGGCGAAGATCCTCGTCGGCTGGCTGCCCGCGGTGCCGCAGTGGGTGTTCTCGCTCGCCCTGATGCTGCTGCTGACCGCGACCAACCTGGCCTCGACGCGGTCGTTCGGCGAGACCGAATTCTGGCTGGCGTCGGTCAAGGTCACCACGATCGTGGTGTTCCTGGTGATCGGGGTGCTGTTCGTGCTGGGCCTGTGGCCGCACGCCACGTTCTCGGTCGGCAACGTCGCGCTCGACGGGTTCTTCGCCACCGGCGGGTTCGCCGTCGTGCACGGCGTGGTGATCGTGATCTTCTCCTACTTCGGCACCGAGATCGTCACCATCGCCGCCGCCGAGTCGGCCGAACCGGCGAAGGCGGTGGCGAAGGCGACCGCGGCGACGGTGTGGCGGGTCATCCTGTTCTACGTCGGGTCGATCACGCTCATCGTGATGATCACGCCGTGGCGCGAGGTGCCCAGCGACACCAGCCCGTTCGCGGCGGCGTTCGGGCGGTTCGGCATCCCGGCGGCGGAGACGATCGTCAGCGCCGTGGTCCTGACCGCCGCGCTGTCCGTGCTCAACTCGGGCCTGTACACCGCCTCCCGCATGCTGTTCGCGCTGCACCGCCACCGCTGGGCGCCCCGCTGGGTCGCCGACGTCAACCGGCGCGGCGTCCCGTGGAAGGCCATCTTGCTGTCCACTGTGGTCGGTTATGTCGCGGTGGTGATGAGCTACGTCGCACCGGCCACCATCTTCTCGTTCATCATCAACTCCGCCGGCGCGGTGGCGCTGTTCGTCTACGCGTTCATCGCCGGCTCCCAGCTGCGCATGCGCCGCGACCTGCAACGGACCGACCCCGAGCGGCTGACGCTGCGCATGTGGGGTTACCCGTGGCTGAGCCGGCTCACCCTGGCGGCCACCCTCGCCGTCGTGGTGTCGATGCTGTTCGTCGGGGCGGCCCGGTCGCAGCTCTACCTCAGCGTGCTCAGCCTCGCGGTGATCCTGCTGGTGTACCCGCTGGTCCGGCGCCACGTCGCGGACCAGCCGGCCGACCGGCGGTGA
- a CDS encoding FAS1-like dehydratase domain-containing protein yields the protein MLAPDTVERTEVLLPGPAQALGALLDVPVPDLDREGLPLLWHWLYLLERPAQADLGPDGHPVRNCVPAPPGPGRRRMWAGGRVRTEGALRCGEPATRRTRVLSVQDKQGRSGPLTFVVVGHRIEQGGRLVVEEQQDIVYRPVAAAALPAGAGEEVVPPGPGEWAIEVTPTLLFRFSALTYNAHRIHYDRGYAREVEGYPGLLTHGPLQAIAMAEAARATGCGGDQVFEYRLVAPLFDHQGLVAGAVAGPAGTTTAVRDRYGRRTATGTVRSAR from the coding sequence ATGCTCGCTCCCGACACCGTCGAACGCACCGAAGTCCTGCTGCCCGGTCCGGCGCAGGCCCTCGGCGCGCTGCTGGACGTCCCGGTGCCCGACCTCGACCGCGAGGGGTTGCCGCTGCTGTGGCACTGGCTCTACCTGCTGGAACGGCCCGCGCAGGCGGATCTGGGCCCGGACGGCCACCCGGTCCGCAACTGCGTGCCGGCGCCGCCCGGCCCGGGACGGCGGCGCATGTGGGCGGGCGGGCGCGTCCGGACCGAGGGGGCGCTGCGGTGCGGTGAACCGGCGACGCGGCGCACCCGGGTGCTGTCCGTCCAGGACAAGCAGGGCCGCTCGGGGCCGCTGACGTTCGTGGTGGTCGGGCACCGGATCGAACAGGGCGGCCGGCTCGTGGTCGAGGAGCAGCAGGACATCGTGTACCGCCCGGTCGCCGCGGCGGCGTTGCCCGCCGGGGCCGGCGAGGAGGTGGTGCCGCCCGGACCGGGCGAGTGGGCGATCGAGGTGACCCCGACGCTGCTGTTCCGCTTCTCCGCGCTGACCTACAACGCGCACCGGATCCACTACGACCGCGGCTACGCGCGCGAGGTCGAGGGCTATCCCGGGCTGCTCACCCACGGGCCGCTGCAGGCGATCGCGATGGCCGAGGCGGCCCGCGCCACCGGGTGCGGCGGGGATCAGGTCTTCGAGTACCGGCTCGTCGCACCGCTGTTCGACCACCAGGGCCTGGTGGCCGGCGCGGTCGCGGGGCCGGCGGGGACCACCACCGCGGTGCGGGACCGGTACGGCCGCCGGACCGCGACCGGAACCGTGCGGAGCGCGCGGTGA
- the argG gene encoding argininosuccinate synthase, with the protein MSKVLTSLPAGERVGIAFSGGLDTSVAVAWMREKGAVPCAYTADIGQYDEPDIASVPGRAKTYGAEIARLVDCREALVEEGLAALACGAFHIRSGGRAYFNTTPLGRAVTGTLLVRAMLEDDVQIWGDGSTFKGNDIERFYRYGLLANPALRIYKPWLDADFVTELGGRTEMSEWLTARGLPYRASTEKAYSTDANIWGATHEAKALEHLDAGIELVEPIMGVRFWDPQVEIPAEDVTIGFEQGRPVRINGKEFASAVDLVLEANAIGGRHGLGMSDQIENRIIEAKSRGIYEAPGMALLHAAYERLVNAIHNEDTIASYHTEGRRLGRLMYEGRWLDPQSLMLRESLQRWVGTAVTGEVTLRLRRGEDYSILDTTGPAFSYHPDKLSMERTEDSAFGPVDRIGQLTMRNLDIADSRARLEQYANLGMVGSGGTAQPQLVGAAQAASTGLIGAMTEGGAETIASRGTTTEEAELLDRAAIESGTD; encoded by the coding sequence GTGTCCAAGGTGCTCACCTCTCTGCCTGCCGGTGAACGTGTCGGGATCGCCTTCTCCGGTGGCCTCGATACGTCCGTAGCTGTCGCGTGGATGCGCGAGAAGGGCGCGGTGCCCTGCGCCTACACCGCGGACATCGGGCAGTACGACGAGCCCGACATCGCGTCCGTGCCCGGCCGGGCCAAGACCTACGGCGCCGAGATCGCGCGGCTCGTCGACTGCCGGGAGGCACTGGTCGAGGAGGGGCTGGCCGCTCTGGCCTGCGGCGCGTTCCACATCCGCTCCGGCGGCCGCGCCTACTTCAACACCACCCCGCTCGGCCGCGCCGTCACCGGCACCCTCCTGGTCCGCGCGATGCTCGAGGACGACGTCCAGATCTGGGGCGACGGATCCACCTTCAAGGGCAACGACATCGAGCGGTTCTACCGCTACGGCCTGCTCGCCAACCCGGCGCTGCGGATCTACAAGCCGTGGCTGGACGCCGACTTCGTGACCGAGCTGGGCGGCCGCACCGAGATGTCGGAGTGGCTGACCGCCCGCGGCCTGCCCTACCGGGCCAGCACCGAGAAGGCCTACTCGACCGACGCGAACATCTGGGGCGCGACCCACGAGGCCAAGGCGCTCGAGCACCTCGACGCCGGCATCGAACTGGTCGAGCCGATCATGGGCGTCCGCTTCTGGGACCCCCAGGTCGAGATCCCGGCCGAGGACGTGACGATCGGTTTCGAGCAGGGCCGGCCGGTGCGGATCAACGGCAAGGAGTTCGCCTCCGCCGTCGACCTGGTCCTGGAGGCCAACGCCATCGGCGGCCGGCACGGGCTGGGCATGTCCGACCAGATCGAGAACCGGATCATCGAGGCCAAGAGCCGCGGCATCTACGAGGCGCCGGGCATGGCGCTGCTGCACGCGGCCTACGAGCGGCTGGTGAACGCGATCCACAACGAGGACACCATCGCCAGCTACCACACCGAGGGCCGCCGCCTGGGCCGCCTGATGTACGAGGGCCGCTGGCTCGACCCGCAGTCGCTCATGCTGCGCGAGTCGCTGCAGCGGTGGGTCGGCACCGCCGTCACCGGCGAGGTGACCCTGCGGCTGCGGCGCGGCGAGGACTACTCCATCCTCGACACCACCGGCCCGGCGTTCAGCTACCACCCGGACAAGCTGTCGATGGAGCGCACCGAGGACTCGGCGTTCGGCCCGGTGGACCGCATCGGCCAGCTGACCATGCGCAACCTGGACATCGCCGACTCCCGGGCCCGCCTGGAGCAGTACGCGAACCTGGGCATGGTCGGCAGCGGCGGCACCGCGCAGCCGCAGCTGGTCGGCGCCGCGCAGGCCGCCTCGACGGGCCTGATCGGGGCGATGACCGAGGGTGGCGCCGAGACGATCGCCTCCCGCGGCACCACCACCGAGGAGGCCGAGCTGCTCGACCGCGCGGCCATCGAGTCCGGCACCGACTGA
- a CDS encoding acyl-CoA dehydrogenase family protein, with product MDGLTEDEAAIAAVVADWVTREVRPVVRELEHANAYPEQLVEAMKRMGIFGLAIPEPWGGAAVSAQCYAVVTEELARGWMSLAGAMGGHTVVAKLLLAHGTREQQDRYLPRMATGEVRATMALTEPGGGSDLQALRTTARRDGDEYVVTGSKTWITNARRSDLVALLCKTDPRADPPHRGISVLLVEKGPGFHVSRDLPKLGYKGVESCELTFDDLRVPASAVLGGVEGRGFAQMMRGLEIGRIQVAARALGVGRAALEDSLRYAQERETFGKPIWQHQSIGNYLADMATKLEAARQLVHHAARRYDSGERADLECGMAKLFASETAMEIALNAVRIHGGYGYSTEFDVERYFRDAPLMIVGEGTNEIQRTVIARQLVRRHPIR from the coding sequence ATGGACGGCCTGACCGAGGACGAGGCCGCCATCGCCGCGGTGGTCGCCGACTGGGTCACCCGCGAGGTGCGGCCGGTGGTGCGCGAGCTGGAGCACGCGAACGCCTATCCGGAACAGCTCGTCGAGGCGATGAAACGGATGGGCATCTTCGGTCTGGCGATCCCGGAGCCGTGGGGCGGGGCGGCGGTCTCGGCCCAGTGCTACGCGGTGGTGACCGAGGAGCTGGCGCGGGGATGGATGAGCCTGGCGGGCGCGATGGGCGGCCACACCGTGGTGGCGAAGCTGCTGCTCGCCCACGGCACCCGGGAGCAGCAGGACCGCTACCTGCCGCGGATGGCCACCGGCGAGGTGCGGGCCACCATGGCGCTGACCGAACCCGGTGGCGGGTCGGACCTGCAGGCGTTGCGCACGACCGCCCGGCGCGACGGCGACGAGTACGTGGTCACCGGGTCCAAAACCTGGATCACCAACGCGCGGCGCTCGGATCTGGTCGCCCTGCTGTGCAAGACCGACCCGCGAGCCGATCCGCCGCACCGCGGCATCAGCGTGCTGCTGGTGGAGAAGGGCCCGGGGTTCCACGTCTCGCGCGACCTGCCCAAGCTCGGCTACAAGGGTGTGGAGAGCTGCGAGCTGACCTTCGACGACCTGCGCGTGCCCGCTTCGGCGGTGCTGGGCGGTGTGGAGGGGCGCGGATTCGCGCAGATGATGCGCGGGCTGGAGATCGGCCGCATCCAGGTCGCCGCCCGCGCGCTGGGCGTGGGCCGTGCCGCGCTGGAGGACTCGCTGCGCTACGCCCAGGAGCGCGAAACGTTCGGCAAGCCGATCTGGCAGCACCAGTCGATCGGCAACTACCTGGCCGACATGGCCACCAAGCTCGAAGCCGCCCGCCAGCTCGTGCACCACGCCGCCCGCCGCTACGACTCCGGTGAGCGGGCCGACCTGGAGTGCGGGATGGCGAAGCTGTTCGCCTCCGAGACCGCCATGGAGATCGCGCTGAACGCCGTGCGGATCCACGGCGGCTACGGCTACTCCACCGAATTCGACGTGGAACGCTACTTCCGCGACGCGCCGCTGATGATCGTCGGTGAGGGCACCAACGAAATCCAGCGCACCGTCATCGCCCGCCAGCTCGTCCGCCGCCACCCGATCCGATAG
- a CDS encoding HpcH/HpaI aldolase/citrate lyase family protein, protein MTGPIAGARSLLFVPGHRPDRFAKAAASGCDLVVLDLEDAVGPDSKAAAREHVRSWLDAGHAAVVRINAPGTPWFDADLAAVAGRAVAVMVPKAEDRAVLDALADRGVGPVIPLIETALGVTRAVEVCGADSVVRPAFGSIDLAVQLGVDHRSHEALRHARSAVVLAAAAAGCAAPVDGVTTALDDPAALRADVAHAIELGLTGKLCIHPRQVAAVNDAFLPGEAETRWAREALASVTDGSVGVHNGQMVDRPVILRAEAILARARRTGSPHDPAHDRSPG, encoded by the coding sequence GTGACCGGGCCGATCGCGGGTGCCCGGAGCCTGCTGTTCGTGCCGGGTCACCGCCCGGACCGGTTCGCCAAGGCCGCGGCCAGCGGGTGCGACCTGGTCGTGCTCGATCTGGAGGACGCGGTGGGCCCGGACAGCAAAGCCGCGGCGCGGGAGCACGTCCGGTCGTGGCTGGACGCGGGTCACGCCGCCGTGGTGCGGATCAACGCGCCCGGCACGCCCTGGTTCGACGCCGACCTGGCGGCGGTCGCCGGGCGCGCCGTCGCGGTGATGGTGCCCAAGGCCGAGGACCGCGCGGTGCTGGACGCGCTCGCCGACCGCGGGGTGGGTCCGGTGATCCCGCTGATCGAGACCGCGCTGGGCGTCACCCGCGCGGTGGAGGTGTGCGGCGCGGACTCGGTGGTGCGGCCCGCGTTCGGCAGCATCGACCTGGCGGTGCAGCTCGGCGTCGACCACCGCTCGCACGAGGCGCTGCGGCATGCGCGGTCCGCGGTCGTGCTCGCGGCGGCCGCGGCCGGGTGCGCCGCCCCGGTCGACGGCGTCACCACCGCCCTGGACGACCCGGCGGCGCTGCGGGCCGACGTCGCGCACGCGATCGAGCTCGGGTTGACCGGCAAGTTGTGCATCCACCCGCGCCAGGTGGCCGCGGTGAACGACGCGTTCCTTCCCGGCGAAGCCGAGACCCGCTGGGCGCGGGAGGCGCTGGCGTCGGTCACCGACGGCTCCGTCGGAGTCCACAACGGTCAGATGGTGGACCGCCCCGTGATCCTGCGCGCGGAGGCGATCCTGGCGCGCGCACGCCGGACCGGTAGCCCACACGACCCGGCGCACGACCGATCGCCCGGGTAG
- a CDS encoding LysR substrate-binding domain-containing protein, whose product MTEPDAAPSFTLGYVPGVTPGKWVRIWQERTPGVPLELVQVGAAEAAGRVRDRELDAVLLRLPTDRTGLHAIPLYTETTVVVVPKDHVVTAADEVHTGDLADELVLHPLDDTLGWARPPGRPALDRPATTADAIQLVAAGVGVLVVPQSLARLHHRRDLTYRPVADAPQSQVALSWLEDETTDLVEQFIGIVRGRTVNSTRGRPPAAKQSKSKRPAADERKPAPRRNQPRGGRRGKPRRR is encoded by the coding sequence GTGACCGAGCCGGACGCCGCCCCCTCCTTCACGCTCGGCTACGTGCCGGGGGTGACCCCCGGCAAGTGGGTGCGGATCTGGCAGGAACGCACGCCCGGCGTCCCGCTCGAGCTGGTGCAGGTCGGCGCCGCCGAGGCGGCCGGCCGGGTGCGCGACCGCGAGCTCGACGCCGTGCTGCTGCGCCTGCCGACGGACCGCACCGGGCTGCACGCCATCCCGCTCTACACCGAGACGACCGTGGTGGTGGTCCCCAAGGACCACGTGGTGACCGCGGCGGACGAGGTGCACACCGGCGACCTGGCCGACGAACTGGTGCTGCACCCGCTGGACGACACGCTCGGCTGGGCGCGCCCGCCGGGCCGCCCGGCCCTCGACCGGCCCGCCACCACCGCCGACGCGATCCAGCTGGTCGCGGCCGGGGTGGGCGTGCTCGTCGTGCCCCAGTCGCTCGCCCGGCTGCACCACCGGCGCGACCTGACCTACCGGCCGGTGGCCGACGCCCCGCAGTCGCAGGTGGCGCTGTCCTGGCTCGAGGACGAAACGACCGACCTGGTGGAGCAGTTCATCGGGATCGTGCGCGGCCGGACGGTCAACAGCACCCGCGGCCGGCCGCCCGCGGCGAAGCAGTCGAAGTCGAAACGCCCCGCGGCCGACGAGCGCAAGCCCGCGCCCCGCCGGAACCAGCCCCGCGGCGGCCGCCGCGGCAAGCCCCGCCGCCGCTGA
- a CDS encoding DUF5997 family protein: MTSQKTPQTMKPATAAKKLGVYLEATPAQFREGVVSRDELNALQSDPPEWLRDLRRNGPHPRPVVAAKLGVSIGGLARGGITDPLTTEQIDALKTENPEWLQRERALQADVRQEAARQKEKNQR; this comes from the coding sequence ATGACGTCGCAGAAGACCCCCCAGACGATGAAGCCGGCGACGGCGGCGAAGAAGCTGGGCGTGTACCTCGAAGCCACCCCGGCGCAGTTCCGGGAGGGTGTCGTCTCGCGCGACGAGCTGAACGCCCTGCAGAGCGACCCGCCGGAGTGGCTGCGGGACCTGCGCCGCAACGGGCCGCACCCGCGTCCGGTGGTCGCGGCGAAGCTGGGTGTGTCGATCGGCGGCCTGGCCCGCGGCGGGATCACCGACCCGCTGACCACCGAGCAGATCGACGCCCTCAAGACCGAGAACCCCGAGTGGCTCCAGCGCGAGCGCGCCCTGCAGGCGGACGTGCGCCAGGAGGCCGCGCGGCAGAAGGAGAAGAACCAGCGCTGA
- a CDS encoding GH12 family glycosyl hydrolase domain-containing protein → MTRTTPAVLLAAVLVLLGTTACRPDGSSSAPPSPAATAAPAPGSAAVPGQSCTDPAFTTSDPDGGWSEGGYYVHNNMWNQGEAGPQTLSACSHGNWYVDSAQPATTSVKTYPNVHQDINDQDGAPLSTFPAIRSTFAGRGPGTGIYDVAYDLWLNGVGDGPGVTELMVWTENHGQVPDGSEVATYTADGVTYDVWRDEGYLAFVAQGTHYSGTVDLKAMIGWAIGAGHVPPNPTVNQIGYGIEFCSTDGKPARFTVTDFSVALS, encoded by the coding sequence ATGACTCGCACGACGCCGGCAGTGCTGCTCGCCGCGGTCCTCGTCCTGCTCGGCACCACCGCCTGCCGGCCGGACGGCTCGTCGTCCGCGCCGCCGTCCCCGGCCGCCACGGCCGCGCCGGCGCCGGGCAGCGCGGCCGTGCCCGGACAGAGCTGCACCGACCCGGCGTTCACCACCAGCGATCCCGATGGGGGCTGGTCCGAGGGCGGCTACTACGTGCACAACAACATGTGGAACCAGGGCGAGGCCGGCCCGCAGACCCTGTCGGCGTGCTCGCACGGCAACTGGTACGTCGACTCCGCCCAGCCGGCCACGACCTCGGTGAAGACCTACCCGAACGTCCACCAGGACATCAACGACCAGGACGGCGCCCCGCTGTCCACCTTCCCCGCCATCCGCTCCACCTTCGCCGGCCGCGGGCCCGGCACCGGCATCTACGACGTGGCCTACGACCTGTGGCTGAACGGCGTCGGCGACGGGCCGGGTGTGACCGAGCTGATGGTGTGGACGGAGAACCACGGCCAGGTGCCGGACGGCAGCGAGGTGGCGACCTACACCGCGGACGGCGTGACCTACGACGTCTGGCGGGACGAGGGCTACCTGGCCTTCGTCGCCCAGGGCACGCACTACTCCGGCACGGTCGACCTCAAGGCGATGATCGGCTGGGCGATCGGCGCGGGCCACGTCCCGCCGAACCCGACGGTGAACCAGATCGGGTACGGCATCGAGTTCTGCTCGACCGACGGCAAGCCCGCGCGCTTCACCGTCACGGACTTCTCGGTCGCGCTGAGCTGA